Within Catenulispora sp. GP43, the genomic segment ACCTGTTCATCATGATGGTCACCGACGGCGGCGTGGAGAAGATCGGCTTCGCCTTCGTGGCCGGCCGCTGGGCCTCGCCGTGGTGGCAGTTCTGGGACCTGCTGCAGCTGTGGCTGGCGATGATCCACGGCACCAACGGCATGCGCACCGTCATCAACGACTACGCCGACAAGGACCGCACCCGCGCGATCCTCAAGGGCCTGCTGTACACGGCCGCCGTGCTGACGATCGCGCTCGGCACCCTGGTCATCTTCACGTTCGACCCGAGTATCAAGGGCTAGGCGAGCGCATGGCACCTCAGATCCACACCTACGACACCATCATCGTCGGCGCCGGCGGCGCCGGGATGCGCGCGGCGCTGGAGTCCTCCAAGCGCAGCCGCACGGCGGTGCTGACGAAGCTGTACCCGACCCGCTCCCACACCGGCGCGGCGCAGGGCGGCATGTGCGCCGCGCTGGCCAACGTCGAGGACGACAACTGGGAGTGGCACACCTATGACACCGTGAAGGGCGGCGACTACCTGGTCGACCAGGACGCCGCCGAGATCATGTGCAAGGAGGCGATCGACGCCGTCCTGGACCTGGAGAAGATGGGCCTGCCCTTCTCCCGGACCCCCGAGGGCAAGATCGACCAGCGGCGCTTCGGCGGCCACACCAAGGAGCACGGCAAGGCGCCGGTGCACCGGTCCTGCTTCGCCGCCGACCGCACCGGCCACATGATCCTGCAGACGCTGTACCAGAACTGCGTCAAGCAGGAAGTCGAGTTCTACAACGAGTTCTACGTCCTGGACCTGCTGCTGCACGAGGACCCGGACGGCACCAAGTACGCCGCCGGCGTCGTCGCGCTGGAGCTGGCCACCGGCGAGATCCACATCTTCCGCGGCAAGGCCGTCATCCTGGCCACCGGCGGCTTCGGCAAGGTCTTCAAGACCACCTCCAACGCGCACACCCTGACCGGCGACGGCATGGGCATCGTCTGGCGCCGCGGGCTGCCGCTGGAGGACATGGAGTTCTACCAGTTCCACCCGACAGGCCTGGCGGGCCTGGGCATCCTGCTCACCGAGGGCGCCCGGGGCGAGGGCGGCATCCTGCGCAACGCCGACGGCGAGCGCTTCATGGAGCGCTACGCCCCGACCATCAAGGACCTGGCGCCCCGCGACATCGTCGCGCGCTCCATGGTCCTGGAGGTCCGCGACGGCCGCGGCGCCGGTCCCAACAAGGACTACGTCTACCTGGACCTGACGCACCTGCCGGCCGAGCAGATCGAGGAAAAGCTGCCGGACATCACCGAGTTCGCCCGCACCTACCTCGGCGTCGAGCCGACCACGGAGCTGGTGCCGGTGTACCCGACGGCGCACTACGCGATGGGCGGCGTGCCGACCAACGTGGCCGGCGAGGCGCTGGCCGACAACGACACCGTCGTCAAGGGCCTGTACGCGGCCGGCGAGGTGGCCTGCGTGTCGGTCCACGGCTCCAACCGCCTGGGCACCAACTCGCTGCTGGACATCAACGTCTTCGGCCGCCGCGCGGGCATCAACGCCGCCGAGTACGCGGTCGGCGCCGAGCTCAAGCCGCTGCCGGCCGAGCCGGAGCAGGCCGTGGTGTCGATGGTCGAGGGCCTGCGCAACTCCACGGGCCACGAGCGCGTGGCGCAGATCCGCTCGGAGCTGCAGACCACGATGGACCAGAACGCCGGCGTGTACCGCAACGACGAGACGCTGGCCCAGGCCGAGAAGGACGTCAAGGAGCTGCAGCGCCGGTACCAGGACGTCGCGGTCCAGGACAAGGGCAAGCGGTTCAACACCGACCTGCTGGAGGCCGTGGAGCTGGGGTTCCTGCTCGACCTGGCCGAGATCCTGGTCCTGGGCGCCCGCAACCGGACCGAGTCGCGCGGCGCGCAGGCCCGCGAGGACTACCCGACGCGGGACGACGTGAACTGGCAGAAGCACACGATGGCCTACCGGGAGAAGGACGGCGAGGGCGGTTACAAGATCCGCCTGGACTACAAGCCCGTCATCGTGACCCGCTACCAGCCGACGGAGCGTAAGTACTGATGAGCACCGCTACTGTGCAAGAGCACGTCGAGACGTCGGCCTCCGGCAAGGCCGGCATCGCGATGATGACCATCACGGTCCGCATCCGGCGCTACAACCCGGAAGTCGACGCCGCGCCGCACTGGGTCGACTACCAGGTCACCGCCGACCCGACGGCCCGCATCCTGGACTCGCTGCACAAGATCAAGTGGGAGCAGGACGGCTCGCTGACCTTCCGCCGCTCCTGCGCGCACGGCGTGTGCGGCTCGGACGCGATGCGGATCAACGGCAAGAACCGGCTGGCGTGCAAGGCCCTGGTGAAGGACCTGAACCCGAGTAAGCCGATCACCGTCGAGCCGATCCAGGGCCTGCCGGTGCTCAAGGACCTCGTGGTCGACATGGAGCCGTTCTTCCAGGCCTACCGCGACGTCAAGCCGTTCCTGATCGCGCACGGCAACGAGCCCACGCGCGAGCGGATCCAGTCGCAGAAGGACCGCGACCGCTTCGATGACACCACCAAGTGCATCCTGTGCGCGGCGTGCACCACGTCGTGCCCGGTGTTCTGGGCCGACGGGCAGTACTTCGGCCCGGCGGCGATCGTCAACGCGCACCGGTTCATCTTCGACTCCCGCGACGACGGGGCGAACGAGCGCCTGGAGATCCTCAACGACCGCGAGGGCGTGTGGCGCTGCCGGACCACGTTCAACTGCACCGAGGCGTGCCCGCGCGGGATCCAGATCACGCAGGCGATCGCCGAGGTGAAGCGGGCGCTGATCACCCGCCGAGTCATTTGATCTCTGAATGACCTGATATGCGACACTGGTCTGATCTGTAAAAGATGACCCGCCGGATGATGATTCCGGCGGGTCCTCCGCTTTTACGGGGAACGTTCGCGGGACGCTGGTCTGTGCCTGACGCCGGCCGATCCCGCGGCCGGCGGGGCCCTCGAGAAAGGGACCGACGATGCGCCGACTGGCCGCCGTCACCGCCACCGCATTCCTGTCCGCCGCCGCGCTGTCCGCCGGCGCCGCCACCGCTCAGGCCGCCAACGCCCACGCCACGCCCCGGTTCACCGTGCACGTGCTCGGCAGCGTGCATCTCAAGCGCGTGGACCGCATGAACGGCCGGACGCGTACCGCCTACCTGCTGTGCACGTCCACGTCGACCCACGGCTCCGCACCCGTCATCCACGGCCTCGGCGGCCTGAAGGACGCGACGTCGGCGTGCGAGGAGTTGGCCGCGGTGCACGGCCGGCTGGACACGCTGGCCGTGCACCCGGCGTGGATGGCGCCGGCCCTGGAGGCGCCGGTGGAGGTGCAGGCGGCCGGGACGTGGGAAGGACGGAAGGTCGCCTGGACCCACCGGTTCCCGAACGGCGGCTGGGTGACCAAGGCGACCGGGGACGTGTTCGCGTTCTGAGCCGGACGGCGATGGCGACGAACGGCTAACTCCGCAGCCCCCTGCGCGCGTTCTCCTCGGCGATCAGGCGCTCCACCTCGGCCCGGTCGTCGGGGTTCAGGGGGCTGAACTCGGCCGGCTCGCCGGGCAGCCCGCGGTTGCCGGAGCCGGCCCGCAGCCCGTCCAGGATGATGCCGACGAGCCGGTCGTTCAGCATCCGCGGGTCGATCCTCGGGGGCCGGCTCGACCCGCTACTGGAGAGCATCCCGGCCAGCATCTGGATCTCCAGGAAGCTGACATCGGGGCGCAGCTGCCCGGCCTCCTGCGCGCGCCGGTAGACCCCTTCGACGCCGTCGATGGCCTCCCGCATGGCGCCGGCCACCGCCGGGTCGTCGATCAGGTCCAGCCGCTCGCGGAAGATCACCGGCAGGGTGGGGCCCAGGCCGAGGCCGGCGACGGCCCGGACCAGGGCCTCCCAGGCCGGCGGGGCGTCGGGGGCCTCGGGGGCTTCGGGCCCGGCGGAGGCGGCCGCCTCGCGCGCCGCGGCGGCCATGCTCCCGAACAGGTCGACGAGCACTCCGCGCAGCAGCGCGTCCCGGTCCGGGAACCGGCGATAGAGGGTGCCGATGCCGACCCCGGCGCGCTTGGCGATCTTGTCCAGCGCGACGGTCGTGCCCTCCTCGACGAAGACCTCGCGCGCGGCGTCCAGCAGGGCCCGGCGGTTGTCCTCGGCATCGGCTCGCATGGCGCGCACTGTAGCGCCCCGGCCATAGCGGATGAAAATCCTCCACTTCCGCTACGCTGATCCGCGATAGTGGACGAAGTGCTCCGTTTAAGGTGGGGGATCACCCGATGACCGACACCCTGCACACACAGACCTCGGGCGGCTCCTCCGCGAGCGCCTCCGAGCAGCCCGAGAAGGACCCCAGGCGCTGGAAAGCCCTGATCTTCATAGCCGTGGCCCAGCTCATGGTGGTCCTCGACGGCACCATCGTCCCCACAGCCCTGCCGCCTCGCTCCATGCGGAGCTGATGGCTGCAGTTGCGTGTGGGCCCATTACGCCCTGCCCTGAAGCCCAGCGTTCCCTGGGCTTCTCCGACGGCAGCCGGCAGTGGCTGATCACCGGCTACACCCTGGCCTTCGGCAGCCTGCTGCTGCTCGGCGGCCGCGTCGCCGACTACACCGGCCGCAAGCGCGCCCTGCTGGTCGGCCTGACCGGCTTCGCCCTGGCCTCGGCGATCGGCGGCGTGGCCCCGGACTTCGCCGTCCTGCTCATCGCCCGCTGCCTGCAGGGGGCGTTCGGCGCGCTGCTCGCCCCAGCGGCGTTGTCGCTGCTGGCCACCACGTTCACCGAACCGCTGGAGCGCGCCAAGGCCTTCGGCCTGTTCGGCGGGGTCGCGGTCGGCGGCAACGCCATCGGGCTGCTGCTCGGCGGTCTGCTGACCGAGTACCTGAACTGGCGGTTCTGCCTGTACGTCAACATCCCGATCGCGGCGATCGCCCTGCTCGGCGGTCTGAAGGAGATCCGCGAGTCGCGCGCCGAGGGCCGCATGAAGCTCGACCTGCCCGGCGTGGTGCTGGTGGTCGGCGGGCTGGTCGCGGTCGTCTACGGGCTCGGCCAGGCCTCGACCGACGGCTGGGGGTCGGGCACGGTCCTGGGCTGCCTGATCGGTGGCATGGTGCTGCTGGCCGGGTTCCTGGTGGTGGAGTCCCGGGTGGAGGCGCCGCTGCTGCCGCTGCGGGTGCTGAAGTCCCGGACCCGCGGCGGCGCCTATCTCGCGGTCGGCACGGCGGCGGTGGGCATGTTCGCGCTCTTCCTCTTCCTGACGTACTACCTGCAGGACGTGAAGAAGTACTCGGCGGTCATGACCGGCGTGGCGTTCCTGCCGATGACCGCGGCCATCATGATCTCGGCGGTGCTGCTCGGCAGCCGGCTGGTGCCCAGGGTCGCCCCGCGCCTGCTGATGGTCCCCGGCATGCTGGTCGCGGCCGGCGGCCTGGCACTGATGACGACGGTCAAGCCGGACACCGGCTACGCGGTCGGCGTCCTGCCGGTGGAGGTGCTGGTGGGTCTCGGCCTGGGCCTGGTGATGGCCCCGGCGATGAACTACGCCACGCACGACGTCCGCCCCGAGGACGCCGGCGTCGCCTCGGCCACCGTCAACACCTCGCAGCAGGTGCTGGCCTCGGTCGGCATCGCGCTGTCCAACACCGTGGCGGCAAGCGCCACCACCTCGTACCTGAAGTCGCACCGGCCGTCGCCGACGCTGGTGAGCGACGCCGTGGTGCACGGCTTCACGACGGCCTCGGGGGTGGCGGCGGCGATCGTCCTGGGCGGCGCGGTGGTCGTCGCCCTGCTGATGAACACGGGCAAGCCGGACCCGTCGCGGCTCTCCACCGACGCTCCGAAGGCCGTGCACATCTGAGCACTGACAACACATTCGGCCGCTGACGCAACCCCCCGCGTCCGCCGCTTCGTCAGTGGGGTGACCACGGAGGGAGCGGCGGATGCGGGAAGTGCGTGAGCAGGAGTTCGACGAGTTCGTCCTCGCACGGCAGCAAAGGCTGCTGCGCACGGCGTATCTGTTGTGCGGGGACTGGCACCTGGCCGAGGACCTGACGCAGAACGCGCTGGCGAAGGTGTACACGGCATGGAACCGGATCCAGCGCGTCGAGCAGATCGACGGGTATGTGCACCGGATCCTGTTCCGTACCTACGTCGACACCTATCGGCGTCGCCGGAAGCGGGAGATCTTGAGCGCGGCGGTCCCGGACGTCGCCGGCACTGGTATTGCCAGCGACGTCCGGTTGACTCTACTGTCCGCGCTGGCCGAGGTCACCCCCCGCTACCGCGCCGTGCTGGTCCTGCGGTTCTGGGAGGACCGCAGCGTCGACGAGACCGCCGACGCGCTCGGCATCTCCGCGGGCTCGGTGAAGTCGCACACCCACCGTGGTCTCCACCAGTTGCGCTCGGTCCTCGGGGACCAGGCGCTGGATCTCATCGGGAGCTGAGGAGGCCTTGATGCAGGAGACGGATGTCGGGAGGGTGTTCGCCGCGGTGGCGCCGGAGACGGTGCCGACGGTCGGCGGCCTGCCCGAGCGGGCCAGGGCGCTGGGACGCCGGCAGCGGCGGCGGCGCGCGGCGATGACGGGCGGCGGCGCGGGACTGGCGCTGGCGGGGGTGGTCGGGGCGGTGGTGACGCTCGGCGGGTTCGGGGCGGGGCGGGCGGAGTCGGCTTCGCCGGGTCCGGGGTGGCAGAGCAACGCCGGGCCCAACCCGGGTCCGACGCACGGAGCGCCTTCGCCTCCGCCGTCGGCGCCCACGTCTGCGCCCACTTCGGCGCCCCCGTCCACGCTCACGCCCGCGAATGGCCTGCCGCCGGGGACAGATCAGGCCACCGACGACCCGGGCGCGGACGCGAAGGTCCTGGCCGCGATCAAGGCCGCGCTGCCGGCCGGGGACCGGGACAAGCCGACGTTGTACCGTGCCGCCTCGACACCGAAGAACGGCTACGGCGCGGAGTACAACTGGGGCCCGCGGAGCCAGGAGACGGTGTTCGACATCTCGGTCGGGCCCATCGCCCCGGTACTGCCCGGCGAAACCCCGACCATGTGCCAGGCCGACTTGAAGCACTGCACGATAGGAAACGCGACGCTGCACGGAAACCCGGTCGTCTGGCAGTACTACTACGGGAGCCTCAGCAACCCGACCCTGAACATCTACGACTACAAGGCGATGGTCGGCTACCTGCTGTCGCCCACGGGGCCGAACGCATCGCGGCTGCCCGGACTGGCCGAGCTGAAGGACGTGGGGCTGAACGAGCAGGTGGCCTCGGCACTGCTGGCCGCCTGGAAGCGGCAATAGGGCAGAACCCGCCCTACAGCCAGCCTCGCTGCTGCGCCGCCCGGATCGCCTCAGTGCGGTTCCGGGCGGCGGTCTTCTGGATGCAGGCCGACAGGTAGTTGCGCACCGTGCCCTCCGACAGGTGCAGCCGCCGCGCGACGTCGGCGATGGTCGAGCCGTCGGCGGAGGCCGCGAGCACATCGCGCTCCCGCGGCGTCAGCGGATTCTCCCCGGCGGCCAACGCGGCAGCCGCCAGATCCGGATCGATGACCCGCTCCCCCCGCAGCACCTTGCGAATGGCCGCGACCAACTCGGCCACCGGCGCGTCCTTCACAAGGAACGCCGAAGCCCCCGACTCCATCGCCCGCCGCAGAAACCCGGGCCGCCCGAACGTGGTCAGGATGATGATGCGCACATCCGGCATCGCCCGGTGCAAAGCGTCGGCGGCATCCAGCCCCGACATCCCCGGCATCTCGATGTCCAGCAACGCGACCCGCACATCAGCCGCCTTCGCCGCCGCGAGCACCTCATCACCGCGCCCGACCTCGGCGACGACCTCCAGATCGTCCTCGAGATTGAGCAGCGTCGCCAGCGCACCCCGCACCATGGCCTGATCCTCGGCGAGCAGGAGACGGACGACATCGGCAGAGGCGGCGGTCATGGGGCCAACCTACCGCCGGCCTCGCACGCCGGCCGCCACACCGACCAGCAACGTGGTCCCGGCCGAGCACGCAAGCAACCCTCGCCACCATCGCTCACCCCGCCCCGATCCCCCGCGCCGGCGCCGCCGCCACCAGCCGGAAGTCCCCATCCTTCCCGCCCACCGAAAGCCGCCCCCCGACCGCGTCCAGGCGCTCGCGCAGCCCGGTGAGGCCGTGGCCGCCGCAGGCGTCGGTGGCGCTGACCGTCGCGGCCAGGCCGCGGCCGTCGTTGCGGACGGTGAGCACCATCTCGTCGCCGCTGCGGGTCAGGGTCACCTCGACGCGGGCCGCCGCGCTGTGGCGGATCGCGTTGGTCACCGCTTCGCGCAGGCTCCAGGCCAGGGCGGCTTCGCTCTGGGCGTCGAACTCGCCGGTCGCCGCCGCCACCTCCGGGGACGCGTCGAGCTTGATGCCGGCCGCCTCCAGGGCCACGTGTGCCGACGCCACCTCCACCGCGAGGGTCGCCCGGCGGTAGCCGCTCACTGCTTGGCGGATGTCGGTCAGGGTCTGGCGGGAGACCTGCTCGATCTCCTCGACCTCTTTCAGGGCCGCGTCCAGGCGCGGGGTGGGGCCGTCCGGTGCCGCGGCGCGGGACTTGGCGAGCATGCGCTGCGCCAGTTCCGCCTTCAGGGTGATGGTCGCCAGGGAGTGGCCGGTCAGGTCGTGGAGGTCGCGGGCCAGGCGCAGGCGCTCCTCGTTCGCCGCCAGGCTTGCCACCTGGGTGCGGGCTTCGCGCAGTTCGCCGATCAGGAGCGCCATCTGGCGGATGCCGAGGGTGGACATGCCCGCGAAGAAGATCGGGAAGGCCAGGGTCAGCCAGGTGGAGAAGGAGCGGTTGGCGCTCGTGAGCAGGATGCAGACGGTCATCATGCCCAGCGCCGCGAGAACACCGCGGAAGGCCGACCCGTCGCGGATCGACAGGCCCAGGCCCGCCCCCGCGCCGACGTACACCCACATCCCGACCAGGTCCGGGTAGATCCAGACACTGGTCACCAGTGCGAGCGCGGCCATGACCGCCAGGATCGGCAGCACCCCGCGCGGGGCCTCGTTGACCACGCCGACCGACCCGGTCTTCGGGTACACCGCGTTCGCCAGCCAGCAGTACGCCACGACGAACACCGCGACCAGGCCGTAGACCAGCAGCTTGAAGCTCTGCGCATGGCTGGACCCGGCCACCTTCGCGACCGGGTCGATCAGGTAGAACAGCCAGACCGCGGCGAACAGCCACTTGTACCGGCCCGGCTGTCCCACCCGCGGATGCCGCATCTGGGGAGGCGCGTCCGCGGACGCAAGACGGCCGGCCCATTCCGCCGCGCCGGCCATCCCCTCCTCGGCCGCCGCCGGCGGCCCCTCGGCCGACCGCTTGCTCCACACGTCCATCACCTCCGTATCGTGCCTCCCCTAGGGGATCCCTCCGCAATTCGTCACTGTTCCTTCGCCGACCGGTACGAGGCCACCGCCAGCAGCGCGAACAGCACGCCCCACGCCGCGACCACCGCGATCGACATCGCCGAGACCTTGCCGGTGGCCAGGATGTCCGTCCCCAGCTTGTGGGCCTGGTAGGTCGGGAACCACTTGCCGATCTTCTCCAGCGTGCCGCCGAGCGGGAACCACAGGCCGCCCAGGATCGCCATCGGGAAGAACGTCAGCATCACGGCCGGCTGCGCGGTCTCCGGGTCGAAGCGGTAGCCGATCGCCACCGCCAGCGAGACGAAGGTCATCGAGACCAGCCACAGGATCACCGCGTTCGCGACCCACTTCCAGGCCGGCATCTCGACATGGTTGAGGAACGCGCCGATGCCGAACACCACCAGCACCGACGGGATGGTCGTGGCCAGCGAGGTGACCACCTTGGCGAAGACGTACCCCCAGCCCGGCAGCGGGGTCAGCCGCAGCTGCCTGGTCCAGCCGGACTTGCGCTCGGTGGCGATCCGGATCGAGTTGTTCATCAGGGCCCCGGCGAACGCGCCGTAGGTGGCCATGGCCAGCATGTAGTAGGCCTTGAAGTCGACCCCGTCGGCCTGGGTGCTCTGCTTGCCGATGATCAGGTACAGCGCCGCCGGCATCGCGATCGCGAAGATCAGGTACCGGCCGTTGCGCATGACCCGCAGCACGTCCAGCTTGGTGAGCGTCAGCGTGGCGTTCATCGCGCCGCCTCCAGGGTCGCGGTGTCGGTGTCCCCGACGGAGTTGTCCTCGGCCGTGATCGCCAAGAAGGCCTGCTCCAGGCCCAGCGCCTGGATCTCGATGTCGGCCGGCCGGTATCCGGCGTCCAGCAGCGCGTACAGCGTGGCGTCCGAGTCGGAGGTCTGCAGCCGCACGATGTCCGCCTGCCGCTCCACGTTCACCAGGTTCGGCAGCCGGTACAGCACCGCGTCCTGCACCCCGGGGAGCCGGAACGACAGCCGCTTGGCGCCGGCGCTGGCCTTGATGTCGGCCGCCGAGCCGTCGGCGAGCAGCCGGCCCTTGTTGATGACGATGACCCGCTCGGCGAACTGGTCCGCCTCTTCCAGGTAGTGCGTCGCGAACAGCACCGTCTTGCCCTCGTAGGCACGCTCGCGCATGGTCGCCCAGAACGCCTGGCGGTTCTCCACGTCCATCCCGGTCGTGGGCTCGTCCAGCACGATCAGCGGGCTGTCGCCGATGATCGCCATCGCGAACTGCACGCGCTGCTGCTGGCCGCCGGACAGCTTGTCCACCCGGCGGTCGGCCAGGTCGGCGATGTTGGCCCGCTTCAGCGCCTCGGCGACCGGGATCGGCCGCGGGTGCAGCTTGGCCCACAGCTCGACCTGCTCGCGCACCGTGACGTCGCTCATCAGGCCGCCGGACTGCAGCATCGCGCCGACCATGCCGCCCTTGATGGCCTCGGCGGCGGTCCCGCCGAACAGCGCCACCCGGCCGGAGTCGGGCCGGCTCAGGCCCAGCAGCATGTTCAGCGAGGTGGACTTCCCGGCGCCGTTCGGGCCGAGGAAGGCGATGGTCTGGCCGGGCTGCAGGGTCATGGTCAGGCCGTTGACGGCGTGGACCGGGCCCTTGGGCGAGTGGAAGGTCTTGCTCACGTTCTCGAACTCGACTACCGCCCCGTCCGGGCTTCGAGCGTCTCGTGGCATCTCAGTCGTCCCCAGTGTCCTTCGGAAGGTGTGTGACCTGCTGCGTGGTGGCTTCCCGTGCGAGATCAATGACACCACCGCGACCTGGGCCGGGACCATGGTGAAAGCTCGTGAAAACCGCATGACAGCTGTCATGGACGGCACTGTGAAAACCTCATGGGGCGCCCGGGAGGAACCGCACCGGGCGCCCGCGATACCTAGCCGGCCAGCACCGATCTGTACAACTCGCTGACATGGGCGGCCTGCTCGGCGACCCCGTACCGCTCCAGCGCCCCCGGCGGCGCCGAGCGGTCCACCGGCTTCAGGTCCGCCGCGCAGCGCAGCGCGGCGACGAACGCGTCGGGGCGCGAGGGCACGCGCGCCGCCCGGTCCCCCAGGCCCGGCAGGCCGTCCAGCGCCGGGGAGTCGGAGTAGACCGCCGGCAGCCCGCAGGCCACCGCCTCCAGCGGCGCCAGCCCGAAGGTCTCCGACGGCGAGGGCGAGGCGAACACGTCCATCGCCGAGAGCAGGTCCTTGATCTCCAGCATCCCGCCCCCGACGTCCCCGGTGAAGTGCACGCGGCCGGGCATCAGCTCGGCGGCCAGCCGCTGCAGCCGGGCCCGGTCCGGGCCGGCCCCGACGATCAGCGCGATCGCGCCGTCGATCCGGCCGGCGGCCTCGATGAGCACCTCGAAGTGCTTGTCCGGGTCCAGCCGGCCGACCCCGCCGATCACGAAGGCGTCTTCGTCGATGCCCAGGATCTTGCGGACCAGGGCGCGCGCGTTCGGGTCGAAGCGGAACTCGCGGATGTCGATGCCGTTCTCTATCACCTCCACCCGGTCGATCCGCCAGGCCCGCAGGTAGTCCGCGACGGCCTGCGAGACCGCTATCGTCACCCGGCCCATGCGCTCGGAGGCCCGGTACATGGCGCGCACGCCGAGCCGGTCCTTGGGCCGGCCCTCGATGAGCTCGCGGCCCAGCGAGTGCTCGGTGGCCACGATGGCCCGGACGCCGGCCATCCGCGCGGCCAGCCGGCCGTACAGGTGGGCCCGGTACAGATGGGTGTGCACGAGGTCGAAGCCGCCGTCGCGGATCAGCTTCACCAGGTGCATCAGCGAGGCCATGTCGCGGTTGGACGGCATGCGCAGGTCGTGCACCCGGAACCCGTCGGCCCGGATCCGCTCCCCGACGCGGCCGCCCTCGGTCAGGCACGCCACCTCGCACTCCTCGGGCAGGTGCTGGAGCAGCGTGGCCAGCTGGCGTTCGGCGCCGCCGGAGGCCAGGCCGGTGATGACGTGCAGGATTTTGGACATACGGGGCCGCCTTCCTTGCCCCCGCTGCCTGGACGCGGGCGGACGGCCGGCCACGGGCCTGCGCCGTCGCGGACGCCGGCGCGGGGACGGGCCGTGGGCTGAGGTCCGGGCCGGGCCCGGGCCGGGAGTGGAGACACCCGCGGCGGAATCAGAGGTTTGATCCGAGGATAGGCGGCGATATCGGATAGGACCCCCCGAAGGCCGTGCGCGCGCACGGCAGAATACGCCCCTGCCATCGGTTCCCCCCGGAATCCGCGCCTCGATCCGCTGCGGAATCCGCCGTCGGCCGTCCCCATAGCCGGATCCTAAGAGGCCTCATTTATGTTGACAACGGCACCGGAGGGCGACAGGTTCAACTCCGTCCGGTGTTCGGCGCATGTCAACCGTTTCCGGTTCGGGGCGGATCAGCGGGCGATCAACGGGTGATCGCCCGCCGCACGACGATCGCCCTGCGTGGAGCGCCATCGCAAAGAATTGAGAAACCTCAGCGGTGCGACGACGGTCCGCCCAGCAGACCGCCCAACAGCGATCCGTCAGAACCCGAGGTGGCCGTGCCGTCCGGCGACCCCGACGCGGCGCCGCCGCTCGGCGTCCCGGGCCCGCTCGGCGAGTTCGGACTACTAGTAGTGGCGCCCTGCGTCCCGGTCGGAGGGTACGGCGAGGACGTCGCCCCTCCGGTCGGCGTCCCGGAGGAGGCCCCGGTGGGGCTGCCGCCGCCGGCCGCCGGCCCGTCGGCCGTGCCGGCCTGGCCGCAGACCACCTTGTCCTGCGCGGCGTACGAGCTGTGGAAGACCTCGCGGACCGGGTTCTGCCCGGCCTTGGTGAGGGTGCGGGTGACGTCGACCTGGAAACCCGGGACACCGTCGTTCGCCACGCAGGAAGCGGCCGAGGAGTACGTGGTCTTCGGCTGCACCAGGGCGTAGTGCGGCGAGGTGTCGGTCTGCACCGAGTCGTACGCCTTCTGCCCCAGCACCGCGACGGTCACCGCGTTGTCGGTGGAACTGGTCCAGAGGTAGACCGGAGCGCCGGAATCGTTCTGGAACTTCAGATCCACGTCGGGATACGACACCGCGGCCTCCATCCCGGGCGGGAAGTGGTCGGTCACGGTGGCGTGCGGATGGTGCTCGACATCCTTGAGCCCGGCCAGATACTCGGCGTTGAACAGCGCGGTGGCGACCAGCGAACTGCCGGCGCCCGCGTCCTGCGCCGATGCGGCCGATCCGGACTGGCCGGAGACCGGGATGAAGCCGTCGGCGGCCGTCCGCGCGCCGAGCACCTGGTTCAGGCTGAACACCTGGCCCGGCTGCAGGATCTGGCCGCGCACCAGGTCCGCCGCGTGCTTGACGTTGGCGGTGCGCTGCGTGGCGGCGCTGAAGGGCGCGGTGTACAGGCCCATCACGTCGCGGATCCCGAGCGCCTGCGCGGCCTCGGTGGTCAGCGCCGGCGGCAGCGGGCCGATCGGCACGGTCGCCACGCGCTGCGCCGAGGAGGTCTTCGTCAGCACCGGCAGCACCGCGTTCTGGATCGCCTCGGGCGCGT encodes:
- a CDS encoding sensor histidine kinase — its product is MDVWSKRSAEGPPAAAEEGMAGAAEWAGRLASADAPPQMRHPRVGQPGRYKWLFAAVWLFYLIDPVAKVAGSSHAQSFKLLVYGLVAVFVVAYCWLANAVYPKTGSVGVVNEAPRGVLPILAVMAALALVTSVWIYPDLVGMWVYVGAGAGLGLSIRDGSAFRGVLAALGMMTVCILLTSANRSFSTWLTLAFPIFFAGMSTLGIRQMALLIGELREARTQVASLAANEERLRLARDLHDLTGHSLATITLKAELAQRMLAKSRAAAPDGPTPRLDAALKEVEEIEQVSRQTLTDIRQAVSGYRRATLAVEVASAHVALEAAGIKLDASPEVAAATGEFDAQSEAALAWSLREAVTNAIRHSAAARVEVTLTRSGDEMVLTVRNDGRGLAATVSATDACGGHGLTGLRERLDAVGGRLSVGGKDGDFRLVAAAPARGIGAG
- a CDS encoding glycosyltransferase, whose translation is MSKILHVITGLASGGAERQLATLLQHLPEECEVACLTEGGRVGERIRADGFRVHDLRMPSNRDMASLMHLVKLIRDGGFDLVHTHLYRAHLYGRLAARMAGVRAIVATEHSLGRELIEGRPKDRLGVRAMYRASERMGRVTIAVSQAVADYLRAWRIDRVEVIENGIDIREFRFDPNARALVRKILGIDEDAFVIGGVGRLDPDKHFEVLIEAAGRIDGAIALIVGAGPDRARLQRLAAELMPGRVHFTGDVGGGMLEIKDLLSAMDVFASPSPSETFGLAPLEAVACGLPAVYSDSPALDGLPGLGDRAARVPSRPDAFVAALRCAADLKPVDRSAPPGALERYGVAEQAAHVSELYRSVLAG
- a CDS encoding ABC transporter permease, whose product is MNATLTLTKLDVLRVMRNGRYLIFAIAMPAALYLIIGKQSTQADGVDFKAYYMLAMATYGAFAGALMNNSIRIATERKSGWTRQLRLTPLPGWGYVFAKVVTSLATTIPSVLVVFGIGAFLNHVEMPAWKWVANAVILWLVSMTFVSLAVAIGYRFDPETAQPAVMLTFFPMAILGGLWFPLGGTLEKIGKWFPTYQAHKLGTDILATGKVSAMSIAVVAAWGVLFALLAVASYRSAKEQ
- a CDS encoding ABC transporter ATP-binding protein; the protein is MPRDARSPDGAVVEFENVSKTFHSPKGPVHAVNGLTMTLQPGQTIAFLGPNGAGKSTSLNMLLGLSRPDSGRVALFGGTAAEAIKGGMVGAMLQSGGLMSDVTVREQVELWAKLHPRPIPVAEALKRANIADLADRRVDKLSGGQQQRVQFAMAIIGDSPLIVLDEPTTGMDVENRQAFWATMRERAYEGKTVLFATHYLEEADQFAERVIVINKGRLLADGSAADIKASAGAKRLSFRLPGVQDAVLYRLPNLVNVERQADIVRLQTSDSDATLYALLDAGYRPADIEIQALGLEQAFLAITAEDNSVGDTDTATLEAAR